A stretch of the Candidatus Dependentiae bacterium genome encodes the following:
- a CDS encoding lipoyl synthase, with product SRTGYDVVKYYHPDEFSEIKEFALKSGFKQVLSGPLVRSSYHAMEQSRPALKKDSSIPARPSY from the coding sequence CGTCACGTACCGGATATGATGTGGTAAAATATTATCATCCTGATGAATTCTCTGAAATAAAGGAGTTTGCCCTTAAAAGCGGTTTTAAACAGGTCCTGTCTGGGCCGCTAGTGCGAAGCTCATATCATGCCATGGAACAGTCACGGCCTGCCCTCAAAAAGGATTCTTCCATTCCCGCTAGACCTTCATATTAA